A genomic window from Solanum stenotomum isolate F172 chromosome 10, ASM1918654v1, whole genome shotgun sequence includes:
- the LOC125843084 gene encoding pectin acetylesterase 8-like, whose amino-acid sequence MNTMRTLFALVLVAAMCATVFGVGDDLYVNMTLLQNATAQGAVCLDGSPPAYYLHRGFDSGLSNWIVFLEGGGWCESISDCQGRKTTEKGSSKYMMNQTNFLGILHNTTKLNPDFYNWNKVWIGYCDGSSFTGDIDEVDPEKKLYFRGARIFKAVMDELWSQGMQNAKNAILSGTSAGGLATILNCDKFKFFFSSDVKVKCVANAGFFINANTISGTPNIHKKYQQVVDLHGSIKNLPPSCTSTMEPSLCFFPQNVISFIETPLFIINSAYDAWQINNTLVPSNLDPQHIWEHCKVRISNCTLSQRTTIKAFGVEFLKAFDGLTPCNTRGYFITSCHTHAQIVTLGYWFSTSSPRILNKTIAEAVGDWYFDRTGLHQYMDSYPFAKDC is encoded by the exons ATGAATAC GATGAGAACATTATTTGCGTTGGTTTTGGTAGCAGCAATGTGTGCAACTGTTTTTGGCGTCGGAGATGATTTATACGTCAATATGACACTACTCCAAAATGCAACTGCACAAGGCGCAG TGTGCTTGGACGGGAGCCCACCAGCTTATTATCTTCACCGGGGATTTGATTCCGGACTTTCCAATTGGATTGTCTTTCTTGAA GGTGGTGGGTGGTGTGAAAGCATCTCCGATTGTCAAGGACGTAAAACTACAGAAAAAGGTTCTTCCAAGTATATGATGAATCAAACTAATTTTCTTGGGATACTTCATAACACTACCAAACTAAACCCAG ACTTTTACAATTGGAACAAAGTTTGGATAGGTTATTGTGATGGATCATCATTTACTGGTGACATCGACGAAGTTGATCCA GAGAAGAAGCTTTATTTTAGAGGAGCGAGAATATTTAAAGCTGTTATGGATGAATTATGGTCCCAAGGAATGCAAAATGCAAAGAAT GCAATCTTGAGCGGAACTTCTGCGGGAGGGTTGGCTACGATCTTGAATTGCGACAAGTTCAAGTTCTTCTTTTCCAGTGATGTCAAAGTTAAGTGTGTTGCAAATGCCGGCTTCTTCATCAATGC CAACACAATCTCCGGTACTCCAAATATTCATAAGAAGTACCAACAAGTTGTGGATTTACAT GGATCGATAAAGAACTTACCTCCATCTTGCACATCTACAATGGAACCAAGTCTG TGCTTCTTCCCTCAGAATGTTATTTCATTCATTGAGACCCCACTTTTCATAATCAATTCAGCATACGACGCTTGGCAG ATCAATAACACTTTGGTTCCTTCAAACCTCGATCCTCAACATATCTGGGAGCATTGCAAGGTTCGAATAAGTAACTGCACATTGAGCCAACGTACAACTATTAAGG CTTTTGGAGTGGAGTTCTTGAAGGCATTTGATGGACTCACCCCTTGTAATACTAGGGGTTATTTTATCACTTCTTGCCATACTCATGCGCAAATTGTAACGCTGGGCTATTGGTTCAGTACTTCTTCTCCAAGAATACTTAATAAG ACAATTGCAGAAGCTGTGGGTGATTGGTACTTTGATAGAACAGGGCTTCATCAGTATATGGACTCATACCCTTTTGCTAAAGACTGCTAG